The nucleotide window CGGATATAACCCCTCCCACATCGAATCGAATACCGATCTGGTCATTATCGGCAATGCAGTTGGAAAAACGAATCCCGAAGTGGTCGCCACGCTAGAGCGAGGGCTTCCCTATTTCTCGATGCCGGCTGCGCTGGGAGAGTTTTTTCTTAAAGAGAAACGATCACTGGTAGTAACCGGCACCCACGGGAAGACGACAACCTCTTCGCTCCTGGCCTGGGTGCTGACCTCCGCGAACCTCGACCCCGGAATGATGATCGGCGGCTGGGTCAAGAACTTCAACAGCAATCACCGTTTGGGAAAGGGTGCGCTCTTTGTCGTGGAGGGGGATGAATATGACACCTCCTTTTTTGACAAGGGGCCGAAGTTTCTCCACTATCGTCCGCACAGCGCTATCTTAACCAGCATTGAATTCGACCACGGAGATATCTATCCCGATTTGGCGGCGATTAAGGAAGCGTTCCGAAAGTTCGTCGGGCTTCTCCCTCCCGAGGGGCTGCTGGTGGCGGCGGCGGGAGATCCGGCGATTGCCGAAATCACCAAGGGATTGGTCTGCCGTGTTGAAACGTATGGGCTCGATGACGGCGCCGATTGGCAAGCGGATGAGATCAAGATGGTCGAGGACCTTCTTTCGTTCGAAGTGATCTATCGGGGACGCAAGCTCGGAGCCATCCGAAGCCCGCTGGTCGGTCGACATAATCTGAGAAATACCCTCGCGGTGATTGCGCTTGCACATCATCAGGGGGTCTCTTGGACTCAAATTCAGGAAGGGGTGCGCCTGTTTCAGGGGGTCAAGCGGCGACAGGAGGTCGTTGGGACGGTCCAAGAGATTTTGATCATTGACGACTTCGCTCATCATCCGACGGCGATCTATGAGACGCTGGCGGCGCTCCACCTGCGGTATCCTAAACGGAGGCTCTGGGCGGTTTTCGAGCCGCGCTCCGCGACCAGCCGGAGAAACATCTTTCAGAAAGAATTTGTCGCATCCCTTGCCGAAGCCGACCGAGTGATCCTGGCCGACCTCTTCTCACCGGAGAAGATTCCGGCCGAGCATCGACTCAGCCCGGCGCAGATTGTCTCGGATCTGGTCGCCCTGGGACGGAAGGCGGCGTTTATGTCGACCCCGGATGAAATCGTCGCGCTTCTTGCGAGAGAGGCGCGGCCTGGGGATGTCGTCTGCATCATGTCGAGCGGCGGCTTTGGGGGAATTCATCAAAAACTGATCGCTGTATTAAATGAAAGGAAGCAGTAGTGGGTTTTTATCGGCGCCGACGGGCATGGAGGAGAGCATTTTTAAGAAATCATCTCGAAGCTATCTCATGGATGAGGAGGACCGACGCAGTCGACGATGAGCCAGATTGCTGAGAAGATGCAGGAGGGGGTTGCCTCCGGGGTCTTCCCAGGAGGGGTCCTGCTGATCCATCATCAGGGGCAGATCTGCTTCCATGAGGCATTTGGATCGGCCTCCCTTCTTCCCAATCAGATCCCGATGACCTGTGACACCCTCTTCGACCTGGCCTCCCTCACCAAGCCGCTTGCCACCGCGGCCGCGGTTCTTTTATTAATTCAAAACAAATCGCTTACGCTCACCGATCCTCTCTCCAAGTTTTTTCCCGAATTCGCTGAAGGGACCAAGCAGGAGATCACCCTTTATCATCTTCTCAATCACAGCGCCGGTCTGCCAAATTGGAAGCCTTACTATCAGGAGATCGTCGAGCGGGAAGAAAAAGAGCCGGGGTTTTTGGGCTCCCCCTCCGCAAAACGCCTCGTCTGTCAGCGGATGCGTGAGGAGCCGCTGATCGCCGCGCCGGGTCGCCAGAGCCTCTACAGCGATCTTGGATTTATTCTCCTGGGCGAGGTGGTGGAGGCGGTCGCGACCGAGCCGCTTCACCGCTTCTGTTATCGGCAGCTCTTCTCTGAGCTTCATTGTAAGGAGACTTTCTTTATCCGCATCGGCCGCCGACCGCAGGCCTACCGAGGCCGTCTCTTTGCCGCGACCGAAGAGTGTGCCTGGCGGGGAAAGGTGATCCGAGGGTGGGTCGATGACGACAATGCCTATGCAATGGGGGGCGTGGCGGGCCATGCCGGGCTCTTCTCCACGGCATGGGAGGTCTATCGGCTGGTTCGGCTCTGGCTCGACTCCATTGCGGGAGAAGGGTTGCTCGATCCGACCCTGGCCGCTCTTTTTACCACCCTGCAGAAAGGGAACGATGTCCCGGTCGGCTCTTCTTGGGGGCTTGGTTGGGACACGCCGTCACATCCAGGCTCTTCGTCCGGCCATCATTTCTCCGCCCTCAGCTTCGGTCACCTCGGATTTACGGGGACGTCGATCTGGGTCGATCGGAAAAAAGATCTGGTCGTTATTCTTCTGACCAATCGGATTCATCCCACCCGCGAAAATCAAAAGATCCGCACCTTTCGCCCCGAGCTGCATGATCTGATCTTTCAAGAGGTCGTCGGTGTCTAAAAGGACCGGCCGGAAAGAAATCATCAAGCCAAAGAGGCTGTCACCGGGGGACACCCTCGGCATCGTGGCCCCTGCGGGGCAGGTCGATTCAGCCGCGCTTCATCGAGGCGTGCTCCGGCTGGAGCAGCTCGGATTCAAAGTGGTTCTGGGACGGCATGTGGAAAAGGCGCATCGCTATTTTGCCGGAACGGACCGGGAGCGGGCGGACGATCTCCAATCGATGTTCGAGAGCGGCGTCGATGCGATCGTCTGCGCGCGGGGCGGCTCCGGCGCCGCGCGCATTCTCCCGTTTCTCTCTCCCGAACGGATTGCCCGGCACCCCAAAATCTTGGTTGGCTGCAGCGATATTACGACCCTCCTCCTCTACTTCTCCCGTTCGTTCGGTTGGGCGGTTTTCCATGGCCCCATGGTGGCGACGCAGTTCGGGAAAGAATCGAATCGGCTATCGGAAGAAAATTTCGTCCGGATTCTCGGCGGAGAGAAGGTCGAAATGGTCTTTCCTCAGGTCGAGATTCTGCGGCCCGGAACGGCGGAAGGGGTCTTGATCGGCGGTTGTCTGACGTTGATTTGTACCTCGATCGGAACCGCTTATGAAATCGAGACCGACGGGAAAATTGTCTTCATT belongs to Candidatus Manganitrophaceae bacterium and includes:
- the mpl gene encoding UDP-N-acetylmuramate:L-alanyl-gamma-D-glutamyl-meso-diaminopimelate ligase encodes the protein MIAICGTGMAALAGLLKRAGHEVTGSDTQIYPPMSTLLQEAGIQCKIGYNPSHIESNTDLVIIGNAVGKTNPEVVATLERGLPYFSMPAALGEFFLKEKRSLVVTGTHGKTTTSSLLAWVLTSANLDPGMMIGGWVKNFNSNHRLGKGALFVVEGDEYDTSFFDKGPKFLHYRPHSAILTSIEFDHGDIYPDLAAIKEAFRKFVGLLPPEGLLVAAAGDPAIAEITKGLVCRVETYGLDDGADWQADEIKMVEDLLSFEVIYRGRKLGAIRSPLVGRHNLRNTLAVIALAHHQGVSWTQIQEGVRLFQGVKRRQEVVGTVQEILIIDDFAHHPTAIYETLAALHLRYPKRRLWAVFEPRSATSRRNIFQKEFVASLAEADRVILADLFSPEKIPAEHRLSPAQIVSDLVALGRKAAFMSTPDEIVALLAREARPGDVVCIMSSGGFGGIHQKLIAVLNERKQ
- a CDS encoding beta-lactamase family protein: MSQIAEKMQEGVASGVFPGGVLLIHHQGQICFHEAFGSASLLPNQIPMTCDTLFDLASLTKPLATAAAVLLLIQNKSLTLTDPLSKFFPEFAEGTKQEITLYHLLNHSAGLPNWKPYYQEIVEREEKEPGFLGSPSAKRLVCQRMREEPLIAAPGRQSLYSDLGFILLGEVVEAVATEPLHRFCYRQLFSELHCKETFFIRIGRRPQAYRGRLFAATEECAWRGKVIRGWVDDDNAYAMGGVAGHAGLFSTAWEVYRLVRLWLDSIAGEGLLDPTLAALFTTLQKGNDVPVGSSWGLGWDTPSHPGSSSGHHFSALSFGHLGFTGTSIWVDRKKDLVVILLTNRIHPTRENQKIRTFRPELHDLIFQEVVGV
- a CDS encoding LD-carboxypeptidase, with translation MSKRTGRKEIIKPKRLSPGDTLGIVAPAGQVDSAALHRGVLRLEQLGFKVVLGRHVEKAHRYFAGTDRERADDLQSMFESGVDAIVCARGGSGAARILPFLSPERIARHPKILVGCSDITTLLLYFSRSFGWAVFHGPMVATQFGKESNRLSEENFVRILGGEKVEMVFPQVEILRPGTAEGVLIGGCLTLICTSIGTAYEIETDGKIVFIEDTDEAPYRIDRMLSHLKGLGKFDRVKGIVFGQMPRCQPERLPEIILEILEEFSFPIFFGFPSGHGDALATLPFGIHARIDSATASMRIEESAVC